One window of the Solanum stenotomum isolate F172 chromosome 11, ASM1918654v1, whole genome shotgun sequence genome contains the following:
- the LOC125844020 gene encoding uncharacterized protein LOC125844020 isoform X1, with amino-acid sequence MFRISCNGAQKHRFSCLYSTVAAAAAPATVLAEFLVNSLDFSTKEAISTSAKLSRSKHRHYDPHLLFDLLDEMGMNKSQIKTLVSSSPQLLFCRVDENLKPKIKVLQGLGLSVSQLATFMTRSNFLTRGLDTIIQPNLVYLRDLLPTHHHVAMILIKEPRLLSYNLPKVMPPNISLLQNFGFSTPHILKAFHRHPRFLLNSPEWFERAVHRLVKDFHMPLSSGMFLHGVEVLVFLDESKLERKLDIFRSFGWSESDICRMVQKLPYCLASSEAKIRTTLKFFMNELGYEPNYLASRAPLLKFSLEKRILPRNEILKFLKENQLLKGSLCLYTAVSFSESDFQKKCVLPFREKMPEMYDLYMKSRS; translated from the coding sequence ATGTTTAGAATTAGTTGCAATGGCGCACAAAAGCATCGATTTTCCTGCCTTTATTCCACAGTTGCAGCAGCGGCGGCACCTGCTACTGTATTGGCGGAGTTCCTGGTAAACTCACTTGACTTCTCAACAAAAGAAGCCATTTCTACAAGCGCCAAGCTATCTCGTTCGAAACACAGACACTATGACCCGCATTTGTTATTTGATCTCCTTGATGAAATGGGTATGAACAAATCACAGATCAAAACCcttgtttcttcttctcctcaATTGTTGTTTTGTCGTGTTGATGAAAACCTCAAACCCAAGATTAAGGTTTTACAAGGACTTGGCTTATCTGTATCTCAACTTGCTACATTTATGACAAGAAGCAATTTTTTGACAAGAGGTTTAGATACTATTATACAGCCTAATCTTGTTTATCTAAGAGATTTATTGCCTACTCATCATCATGTAGCTATGATTCTTATAAAAGAGCCTAGGTTGCTTTCCTACAATCTTCCTAAAGTTATGCCACCCAATATATCATTGTTGCAAAATTTTGGCTTTTCAACGCCTCATATTCTCAAGGCTTTTCACAGGCATCCTAGGTTTCTGCTCAATAGTCCTGAGTGGTTTGAGAGAGCAGTACATCGACTAGTAAAGGATTTTCATATGCCTCTCAGTTCAGGGATGTTTCTTCATGGCGTTGAAGTACTTGTGTTCCTTGACGAATCTAAATTAGAAAGGAAATTAGATATTTTTCGCAGTTTTGGATGGTCTGAATCTGATATCTGCCGAATGGTGCAAAAGCTTCCTTACTGTTTGGCCTCATCAGAGGCTAAGATAAGGACTACATTGAAGTTTTTCATGAACGAGTTGGGGTATGAACCTAATTATCTGGCTTCTCGTGCACCGCTTTTAAAGTTTAGCTTGGAGAAGAGGATCCTGCCAAGGAATGAAATCTTgaaatttcttaaagaaaacCAGCTGCTAAAAGGGAGTCTATGTCTTTACACTGCTGTGTCATTTTCTGAATcagattttcaaaagaaatgTGTACTTCCTTTCAGGGAAAAGATGCCCGAGATGTATGATTTATACATGAAAAGTAGAAGCTGA
- the LOC125844020 gene encoding uncharacterized protein LOC125844020 isoform X2 encodes MFRISCNGAQKHRFSCLYSTVAAAAAPATVLAEFLVNSLDFSTKEAISTSAKLSRSKHRHYDPHLLFDLLDEMGMNKSQIKTLVSSSPQLLFCRVDENLKPKIKVLQGLGLSVSQLATFMTRSNFLTRGLDTIIQPNLVYLRDLLPTHHHVAMILIKEPRLLSYNLPKVMPPNISLLQNFGFSTPHILKAFHRHPRFLLNSPEWFERAVHRLVKDFHMPLSSGMFLHGVEVLVFLDESKLERKLDIFRSFGWSESDICRMVQKLPYCLASSEAKIRTTLKFFMNELGEKMPEMYDLYMKSRS; translated from the exons ATGTTTAGAATTAGTTGCAATGGCGCACAAAAGCATCGATTTTCCTGCCTTTATTCCACAGTTGCAGCAGCGGCGGCACCTGCTACTGTATTGGCGGAGTTCCTGGTAAACTCACTTGACTTCTCAACAAAAGAAGCCATTTCTACAAGCGCCAAGCTATCTCGTTCGAAACACAGACACTATGACCCGCATTTGTTATTTGATCTCCTTGATGAAATGGGTATGAACAAATCACAGATCAAAACCcttgtttcttcttctcctcaATTGTTGTTTTGTCGTGTTGATGAAAACCTCAAACCCAAGATTAAGGTTTTACAAGGACTTGGCTTATCTGTATCTCAACTTGCTACATTTATGACAAGAAGCAATTTTTTGACAAGAGGTTTAGATACTATTATACAGCCTAATCTTGTTTATCTAAGAGATTTATTGCCTACTCATCATCATGTAGCTATGATTCTTATAAAAGAGCCTAGGTTGCTTTCCTACAATCTTCCTAAAGTTATGCCACCCAATATATCATTGTTGCAAAATTTTGGCTTTTCAACGCCTCATATTCTCAAGGCTTTTCACAGGCATCCTAGGTTTCTGCTCAATAGTCCTGAGTGGTTTGAGAGAGCAGTACATCGACTAGTAAAGGATTTTCATATGCCTCTCAGTTCAGGGATGTTTCTTCATGGCGTTGAAGTACTTGTGTTCCTTGACGAATCTAAATTAGAAAGGAAATTAGATATTTTTCGCAGTTTTGGATGGTCTGAATCTGATATCTGCCGAATGGTGCAAAAGCTTCCTTACTGTTTGGCCTCATCAGAGGCTAAGATAAGGACTACATTGAAGTTTTTCATGAACGAGTTGGG GGAAAAGATGCCCGAGATGTATGATTTATACATGAAAAGTAGAAGCTGA